Part of the Methanobacterium paludis genome is shown below.
CTCCTAAGAGGCTGCTAATAATCCCAATTAGTAATCCACATAATATGGCTACAATTAGTTCTATATAGATACTGCCAAATGTTACTCCCATTGATCCAAAGGTGAGGAAGCTTTCACTGATAAGAAGCAATCCCATAACCATAAGTAGGGTTAATAATACCTTTTTAAACAAAACGTCAGATATTTTATTGAATAGCCCTATTCCAAAGTAAGCACCTATAGTAGAGCCTACAATTATTCCAATCATTAAAAGTACTTGAGGATAGATAAGAGAGATATCAAAATTATTCATTCTAAAATAAATGGCAGATACAACTGTGATTAAACTTATTAACATATTTAGTGCCACTGCTTTTTTAGCAGTTTTGTTAAAAGTTTTTAATAAGAAAGGCAGCCTAAATTCAGCCCCTCCTAAACCTATTAAACCTCCTAAACAACCAATAGGAGCTCCTATAATAAATGACAAGAATGATGTTTTTTTATTATTCATGTTCTTTGTAAACCTCTATACCTAAAACCTAAATGAATGATTTAGGTTAATGATTATTTGGTTTAAGTTCTGGTTTAAGTTCAAGGTTGAAATGAATTTTTGATAGTTAACACACATTTACAAAGTTAAAAATTTCATAAATCCACCATGGATTTATCTAAAAAGAGTCTTAAACTAAAAAATTATGGATAATTAACAAGCTGATTAAAAAAAAGCTGGTAAAGATAATTCATTCCTCAATAAACTTCATTTGCTTTCTTTTACGGGAATCTTCCAAAGATAACCAACCTTACTTCCTCTTTCCTGTTTATTTTTTCCCTTCTTTTTTTTGACCTGAGCCTCACTACCTTCCCAGGTTCCTAATGTCTCGTCCAAGTATTTGGCTATTTTTTCACTGTAAATCTTCGTTCCAATAGTGTAAGTATCAACTTCATTGTGAATGTAGCCAATTCCCTCACCCTCTCTTTCCATTAACTGGGTTATTTCCATCAATTTTTTATAAAATTTTTCAGAAACCATTTTTACGTCTTCTCCCCTTATATTTTTACCAATAAGCCCTTGTTTATCTACTCTAAAGACGTATTTCATTTTCAAATACGAACAATATCCTATTTATTTATTATATCTGTTTAAAAGGGTATTTTAAATTTTAGGAAAAATAACAACTTCATATTTTTTAGGCTTTTGAATTACATATGTTCATTAGATGCAGATGATAATGATTTTATAGATAAATGAGGGGTATTTTGTATGAGTAACCGGAATAAATTGTACACAAAGAGCTCTGTAACATCTTATGACGGCACCATTATTGGTTATCGGCAAATGGGTAGTGGCCCGGGTCTTATTATCATGCACGGAGGTATAAGTTCATCTCAATACTTTATGAAGCTTGCCATGGTACTTTCCGATGATTTTACGGTATATATTCCAGACCGTCGTGGCCGTGGTTTGAGTGGACCGTTTGGCGATAACTACAGCTTACAAAGGAAAGTTGAAGATTTGGATGCTCTCCTAAAAAAAACAGATGCACACTATCTCTTCGGTGCCTCATCAGGTGCTCTTATCATATTGCAATCAACACTTACTTTGCCAGATATCCATGAAATTGCCCTCTATGAACCGCTCCTTTACGTTAACAAGTCAAAGATGAATAAATTTAACGCCACTGTACAGCGTTATGACAAGAAGATATCTGAGGGCAAATGGATTGCAGCAATGGTAGACATAACAAAAGCTAACGAAAACCCACCTTCAGTGTTTTATAAACTACCAGATTTTTTAATGGCAATAATTTTCACTCTCATATTGTGGATAGATGCCATGAGAGTCAAAGGTGATGATGTAACCATCAAAGATCTTATGCCCACACTGAAATTCGGCGTACAACTGGTCAACGAGACAAAGGGAAAACTTGAAAATTTCAAAGATGTACCTGCAGAAGTGTTACTACTCAACGGCAGCAAGAGCTCAACGTTATTGAAAGATAGCCTCGATGCTTTGAACAAAGTATTGCCACACGTTAATCGTGTTGAACTTCAAGGACTTGACCATGACTCAGCACAAAACTATGGCAAGCCAGAACGCGTCGCACACGAATTAAAACGTTTTTTCCAGTGAATGATTGTATTCCCTTTAAAGCACTATGATGCTGAAATTTATGGTGCTGAAATAGCCATAAAGATTGGAATAGTCCTGATGGTGCTGGAATAGCCCTAAAAGTGTCATGATAAAAAAAATGTAATTACAAATTCTAATTTTTTTTGTATAAATCAAAATGTATATGGACAAACCATTTCACCAGGAATAGATATTTATAAATGGATAAAAGGATAATCTAAAGCCACACAACGTATAAAGGTTTATTTAAAATGAGATCATCATCAAAAAAAAGGTTGGCAACTGCAGTAATTCTCATCATTCTACTTGCAGGACTCTGCCTTTACTATCAAGAAAATTACCAGAAACATACCAACTATCCAGATACCACAATGATACTGGCACACTACCCCCTCGGAGAATATGTATCAGTCTCTGGAGAGGTTAAATCTGTATACCCCTGCGGTTTTGAGCTGGAAGACACAGGAATGAACCAGAAGGTAAATTACAGTGTTGAATCATCCACCTCTGTATCTGTCGGAGATAATGTAGGTGTAATGGGAGTTTTAGAACCTTCATATCATGTTAAGGAGTATAAAATAATTGTAATTTCCAATTGGAGCTACCAATTCATGCTCATACGTTCATTTCTGGCAATCCTATTTTTAGCCTGGCTTTTCAACCGTTACTGGTATTTTAACCCCAAGAAAATGGAATTCAGGAGGCGGAAATAATGCCAGACTGGGTAACCCACATCGCTGCAGCATGGATAATCTGCAGACTTTTACGCTTTAAATATACGAGCTTCGGACCTGAAAACACCGTGCTGGTAATGATAGGAGCTCTGGTACCGGACATTGTGAAATTTGCCATGCTGTTTCAGGCAATGGGCTGGAACATCTGGAACTTCATAGAACCCATACACCTACCTGTAGGATCCTTCACAATTGCAGGTCTGCTATCCCTGCTCTTTCACAACAAAAAAACTGCATTTCTCATGTTAAGCTTCGGAGTGGTCACCCATTACATCCTGGATTTAACCCTGGAAAATGTCAACAACGGCATCTACCTATTTTACCCATTCAACTGGGGTTCATGGCAGTTGGGCTTAACCACAAGTGCTGATTACAACGTTACAGCTGTTGTTTTGGCCCTGGCCCTTGGAGTTTATTTGGTGGGAAGATACACTGACAAAAACCGGACCTAACTATAATTAAGTACCAAAAGTTTTACACCATTATTCAAATAAACCTGAAAAAAGCAGTTTAATCAGACTAAAAAAACAGTTTAATTGGACTTAGTATCTCAACAACTTTAATAAGTTATTTCCTTAAGTATAATTGGATTTACTAACATTACCCAATTTACTCAAAGATCCAATACAATATTTTTAATTATTAAGAATATAATACTACTATGAAAGAAATTTATAGTGAAATTCAGATAAATGCTTCAGCAAGTGTTGTATGGGGTATACTTACAGATTTTGATAAGTTTGGAGAATGGAACCCATTCATTAAGGAAATTTCAGGAACCCTAAAAGAAGGATCTGAACTTAGAATATTCATTGAACCTCCAAATTCAAAGGGTATGGAATTCAAACCAACTTTAAAGAAAGTTGAAATGGAAAAAAAAATTAAATGGCTTGGAAAAGTATGGATTCCAAAATTGATCGATGGAGAACATAGTTGGATTATTAATCAAATTGATGATAACACCGTTTTATTCATCCAAAAAGAAAGATTTACCGGAATATTCGTCCCATTTTTCTCTAAACTATTAAAAAATACTAAATCTGGATTTGAAATGATGAATCAAAATTTAAAACAAAGAGCAGAAAAAATGATGGGATAAAAACTCAATTTTCATTTAAAATCAATCTATTTCATTTAAAGTTTTTTTTATTGTAATTCTACAGAAAATTTTCTAAATTATAGTTAAGTATCCAAAAGTTTTACACTATCTATCTGAATAAACCTGAAAAAAGCAGTTTAATCAGACTAAAAAAACAGTTTAATTGGACTTAATCTCAACAAGTTTAATAAGTTATTTCCTTAAGTATATTAGATTTAAAAAACCTTTGATTAAGATTTGAGAAAATGAAGCTTGTTTATAAAAAAGGAGATAAGATTTAAACTCCTTTTTTTAAAAAAAAATCCTCTTTTGTTCTAAAAAAAAGTTTCAAAACGGGGAAATCATAAATTCATTTGTAACTGTCTTCTGTTAATTTAACTGTTAATTTAACTGTTTTCTCTTAATTTAAACTGTTTTCTGTTAATATCTCGTGAAAAGATTGTTGTTGCACCGATCACAGGAAGGTAAAGGGTCCGTATCGTAGTTGAGATCCCGGCATTCACCACAACCCGTACAAACGTAGGTGCCCCTTCCTGGTTTTTGTCCACTTCTGTAAGGCATTAATTCACCTCCTAACTATTTTTCAAGTAATTTTTGAAGTAATCATGTCCCATCATCGGAAGTAATGATCCTCCAATTTTTACAAGTAACGTATTACTAAATCAAATATAATAATACTATCGATGCACGAACAAAGCAAAAAGTATTAATATATGGTGTAAAAATTTATTTATTTTTAAGGTAAAACAAAAAAAAGATAAATTTAAGATTATTATTAAGTTCAGCCAAACATGTCTTATAAAAATGGTTAAAAACTAGGGATGATCTAGAAATATTAACCCATAAAATAGAATTTAAATTAATTGAAAGATCATCTAATGGGATAAGAAGGATATTAATGGAACGACGCCGAGTTATACTTTAAATCAACTTTTTAAACACGTTTCCCTTATTAAATTGATGAGTACCAAAGGTAAAATGTTTTGCTTACTTTCTTTTATGCTCTTAAACCGTACACAGGAAGCATGAATTCACTTATTTTTTAAACGTCTGGTGATTTGTCTTTAATATTAACAATGGATATAAAAAAAATAAGAAAAGAATTTTATTTAACTTTTAATATTCCTTTTTGTATTTCCCGAGGCTGTGTTACTGGCCACCTTTGATCCTTTACCTTTTGAGTAAATACCGTATAATTTATTATTCCTAGCTGTGTTTTTGGCAATTTTAGCCTTGGCACCTGAAGAATATATTCCATTTTGTTTGTTGTAAGAAGCGGTGTTGTAGTATATGGATGCTAATTTGCCTGTAGAATAAACACCGGTTTGGTAGTTGTTTTTTACTGTATTTTGATAGATGTATGCTGACAATCCTGTGGAACATCCCATGACCTTTATTTGAAAGTACAGTATTTCGGGTTATGGTGGCATATGACCCCACTGAATATATTCCGTTCAGTTTATTGGAATAAATATTATTTCCATAAATAACTGATTTTGATCCTTTAGAATAAACTCCATATTTATTAGCATATACGGTATTGATTTCTATATAAGCCTTGTATCCCGTGGAACTGATACCACAATTAGAATTTGAGTGGACATTACTATTTAGGATTTCAGCAGCAGAACCTGTAGAATAAATTCCATTAGCATTTTTTGTAGCGTTACAATAATATATAACAGCTGCATTACCCAAGGATAGAATACCTTGTTGTTTATTGGAATTAGATGTTGAATTCCTAATGAAAGCACTACTTCCAGAAGAATAAATTCCATTTAATAAGTTGTAGTTTGTATTTGCATAACCTATATAAACCTTGTATCCTGAAGATAAAATTCCATTATTTTTATTGGAATTTGCTTTAACACTTACAATATTAGCATTTGAACCTGTGGAACGTACACCATTTTGTGAATTGGAAGATGCTGTAGCCACATATATTGTTGCATTTTTACCTACAGTGTATATTCCATTTCCTGTGTTGTTACTGGCACTGGGTACGTAATATATATATAGGAAGAATCGCCTGTGCTGTATATTCCGTTTTGTCCATTTTTATCAGCTACAACATAGTCTAAATAAGCGTTATTCCCTGTAGTATAAATACCATTCAAGGAATTGGAATTAGCAGATGATACCCATACAATACGGACATTGTTTCCTGTAGAATAGATTCCATTCTGCTTGTTGCTGGTTGCATTAATACCAAACAAATAAGCATTGATCCCGGTAGTGTAAATTCCATTCATGGTGTTGTAACTAAGTGTTGCAGATGATACTGTATTTTTTTCACCAGTTATATGAATACCATCCCTGGAATTATATGCGGACTGTACAGATTCAAAAGTATTTCCCTGTCCTGCAGAATTAAAACCTGAGTAACTATTTAAATAAGTAGCTGAATTGGTAACAGTATTGTTGTTTCCTGAAACATATATTCCATTCATATAATTGGAATACGCATATGAGTTATTAACTGAATTATTGTTTCCTGAGATGTATATTCCATTACTGTTATAGTGGGTATAATCTTGAGATATGGTGGCTTTATTCCCTTCAGAATAAATTCCGGATTTGTTATTGTAGCTGGCTGTGCTGTTATATATAGTAACGTTGGCTCCGGATGAACTGATTCCGTTGGCAGTGTTATATGTTGCAGTATTAGTATCCAAATAAGCATTATTTCCAGTGGAATTTATTCCATTAGACTTGCTGTAGTGGATGGTATTATTTTTCATGACAACATTAGTTCCAGCAGAGTTTATACCATCTTCTCCACTGGAATTAATGGTATTATTTTCAATACGTGTATTGTCTCCATAAGATTTCACTCCAAATAAGTTACTGCCATTAATTATATTATTGGAAACAATAACATTGGCTCCTGAAACTAAAATGCCATCTCTTGTGGAAGACACTATGCTGTTATTAGTTATAGTTACATTATCTGCTGCTACAGCTAAAGACCCATTAATATAAAATCCAGAAACAAATGTATTTTTAGACGTGTTTAAAATCTGTATAATATGGCTACTGCCATCATAATGAGATTAACACTTCCATTGGCTAAAAGAGTCACAGGTTTATCTAAAATGATTTTCACATCATCATAGACACCATCCATGAATGTGAAAGTATCTCCATCTTCAAAGGTATAATTAGCACCATCCAAACTAAATTCACTTGCAATTCCAGTAGGAGTAAAAATAGTAAGATAACTACTGTTATTTACAGTATAACTGGCCGCCGAAGATGTGCCCGCCAGCGATAAAATAGTCAAGACCAATAATACATCAACAAATTAAACATAATTTATGGATAATTTTTTTCTATATGAAAAATTGTACTTATCGATTAAAAAAAAGAACTTTATAAAGTCAATAATCAACTTTTTAAACGCTTTCCTATATAAAATCCACCACATGGGCAACTATCCACTCTTGTATATAATTGGGACATGTTAACAGAAATAATTTTTCAAAAAAACGAATTATTATTGACCTTGAGATCAAAGCTAACTGAATTTTGGTATATACGGTATATACAAATATACGGTATATACAGCTTCCAGGATACCCTTGATTTTTTACTTATTTATTAATTAATTATTAATTAACATTTTTCAGTTATAATTAACATTTTTTGTAAATAGTTTATTATATTATCAAAACCTTTATATGTTATTAAAATATTCACTTAATATAATATCAGGATACTTAAACAGAGGTGATTTAATATGGACTTAGAAAAAGTTGGAAGTTTTTCCCTCCATAATGGGGGAGGCTTCGTTGCTAAAATACAGTTTAAATACTTGGAAGATGGTGCTTGGAAATATTCCAAAAAGGGAAGTGATATCACACTGGGGGTTACGAAAAAAGCTGATCCAGGGGAATATGGTGTTCCAAATGGAGTTCCTACTAGATTAAAAGTTTTCGTTGTAGCAGGGTATGATAACTTAGCTAATCAACAGTTTATTTATGATAAAAGTTACTCTGAGACTGCAAATTACCTTATTACTGGAACTACTTTGAACAATAAACTTGGCTTAATTGAATCTAAATAAACTAATACTCATTAATCTAGGAAATACTATGATATTAAACATATTTGAACAGGAGTGATTTAGTATGGACTTAGAAAAAGTTGGAAGCGTTTCTCTTCATAATGGCGGAGGCTTCGTTGCTAAAATACAGTTTAAATATTATGATGGTGCTGATTGGAAGGATTCAACCAAAAGTAGAGATATAACAGTAGGTGCTACAAAAAAAGTCGATCCAGGGGACTTTGCTATTCCGAACGGAACCCATATTAAATTAAAAGTTTTCGTTGTAGCAGGAAAAGATAACTTGGCCAACAGAGAATTGATCTATGATAACACATCTGATGAGACAGCTGAATATGTTATTACTGGAACTACTCTGAACAATAAACTTGGCTTAATTGGATTCATCCACTAACTTCCAAATATACTCTTATTTTTAAATCTTTTTTTCTCACTATAAATTCAATTGAAGAGGAAATTATCTTTCTAAACAGTATATGCAGCTTCCAGGATACCTTGATTTTTTATTTATTAATTGAATTATTTACTTATCTTTGGGATCTCTCCACACCCACTCTGAATAAATTTTATAATACTTTAAAAATAAGAGAAAAAATTAGATTAGATAATCTTAAAAATTTTATTAAAAAAGTATTTTCTCCTAAAAATAGGAGTTATTATTTTAAACAATATTTTCTAGGAGTTATGTTGATTTTTTTGTTCTTATTTTTGGAGTTGAGAACAATTTTAAACATTTTCTCAATAGATTCAGACATGTTAATTTCTTTGTTTGATCTCTTTTTTTGTGTTAAATATTCATGTGCAAAAGTTACTTAATCATTAATTGAATAATGTTTTATATTTAACAATCTTATTTTATTTCATGTTTGAAGAATCAACTGTTTTGGTTTTAGGAGCGGGGGCTAGTGCTCCATATGGGTATCCTATAGGAGTCAATAAAAAATATTATAATTGAAAATTTAGACAAAATGGTACGTACTGATTCCGGTTGGGTTAATGAACTGGGATTAGACACAAACTCTGTTTCAGACTTTAACACATATTTTTCAAGGCTCCACAACCTTCTATAGACTCTTTTTTAAAGTATCAAGATGATGAAGAGTTCACAGAAATTGGTAAAATTGCAATAGTGGATGCCATATCTAAATGTGAGAATGAAAGAAATAAGCTTCCAAAAGACAATAAAGATAATTGGTATAAGAAATTTGCTGAAGTCCTTTTTTATTGGCTGATTTAACTCTCGAAAGGTTATTTCGATTTTATCTATCGAAGTTAACATAATACTGACCATATAAAATATTATTAATTTAATATAATAAGTTATTAAAAAAGAGGAATATGGACAGATCCATGAAAAGTCTTGAGAGAATTAAGGTCCACTTTTATAAACTCGCTTTTTTGAAGTCATATCTAGTTTTAGAGATTTTATTAGCGTTTTTTGATTTAAAATTAGAATAACTTATGTTAAATGGAATTTGGTATTTATATATTATTTTTTAGGAGCAAATAGTAAGTTTTATATTGAGCTATCTGTGATAGCTCTTAATTAGGACTTAAAATATTATATTAAGGGTGATATTAACAGGATTCAACATTAAAAACAGTATTTCCAATTCATATATATTTTGTTTTGTGGAATTTAAGTGATTTACAGAAGTTTTCCAGAAGTTTTCATTTCATTTTCACCCATTTTTCTAGTATTTAATTTCCAAAAAAAAATAATTTATCAATTATAAAAGGAGGTGAAAAAGGCTTATGAAAACAAGTAAACACTTAAAAATTCCGTTGTTACTTTTAGGTCTCATGATTTTCATCAGTTTCGGATTAGGAGCAGCAAGCGCTGCTACTCCAGGTGATAATTCAACCATGTATGTCAGTACAACGGGTAATGATATCTGGGATGGACAATCAACAACCTATAATAGTACAACGGGAAGCGGGCCTAAAGCAACAATAAAAAACGCAACAGGTACAGTAACCACTGGTGGAAATGTATACATTGCAAATGGAATCTACAATGAATCCAACATTATCATTGACAAAAATATGAACATAGTAGGTGAAAGCCAAAGTGGGACTATAATAAACGGACAAAAATCCGGAAACAGTATATTCACAATAGCATCAGGAGTAACAGTCACTATAACCAACTTAACACTAACAAACGCAACCACAATCGATGGTGGAGCCATCTTCAACGATCATGGAACTTTAACTGTGAGGAACATTAAATTCACAAACAACACCGTAAATGAGTATGGTGGAGCTATCTTCAACAATGTTGGTAGTTTGACTGTGGAGAACAGTACATTCACAAACAACATCGCAAACGTTGATGGTGGAGCCATCTACAATAATGGTGGTAGTTTAACTGTGGAGAACAGTACATTCACAGGCAACGCAGCAAACAATGGTGGAGCCATCTCCAAAAATGATGGGGATATGACTGTGGAGAACAGTACATTCACAAACAACATCGCAACTGCTGGTGGAGCCATATGCAACAATAGTGGTAGTTCGACTGTGGAAAACAGT
Proteins encoded:
- a CDS encoding sulfite exporter TauE/SafE family protein translates to MNNKKTSFLSFIIGAPIGCLGGLIGLGGAEFRLPFLLKTFNKTAKKAVALNMLISLITVVSAIYFRMNNFDISLIYPQVLLMIGIIVGSTIGAYFGIGLFNKISDVLFKKVLLTLLMVMGLLLISESFLTFGSMGVTFGSIYIELIVAILCGLLIGIISSLLGVAGGEVIIPILILIFGIDIKLAGTLSLIISLPTMMVGITRHKNNKMYTEKSELKALVLPMGIGSIIGASIGAFLVIYAPSELLKIILGALLIFTSLKILTEKD
- a CDS encoding alpha/beta fold hydrolase, which encodes MSNRNKLYTKSSVTSYDGTIIGYRQMGSGPGLIIMHGGISSSQYFMKLAMVLSDDFTVYIPDRRGRGLSGPFGDNYSLQRKVEDLDALLKKTDAHYLFGASSGALIILQSTLTLPDIHEIALYEPLLYVNKSKMNKFNATVQRYDKKISEGKWIAAMVDITKANENPPSVFYKLPDFLMAIIFTLILWIDAMRVKGDDVTIKDLMPTLKFGVQLVNETKGKLENFKDVPAEVLLLNGSKSSTLLKDSLDALNKVLPHVNRVELQGLDHDSAQNYGKPERVAHELKRFFQ
- a CDS encoding metal-dependent hydrolase encodes the protein MPDWVTHIAAAWIICRLLRFKYTSFGPENTVLVMIGALVPDIVKFAMLFQAMGWNIWNFIEPIHLPVGSFTIAGLLSLLFHNKKTAFLMLSFGVVTHYILDLTLENVNNGIYLFYPFNWGSWQLGLTTSADYNVTAVVLALALGVYLVGRYTDKNRT
- a CDS encoding SRPBCC domain-containing protein encodes the protein MKEIYSEIQINASASVVWGILTDFDKFGEWNPFIKEISGTLKEGSELRIFIEPPNSKGMEFKPTLKKVEMEKKIKWLGKVWIPKLIDGEHSWIINQIDDNTVLFIQKERFTGIFVPFFSKLLKNTKSGFEMMNQNLKQRAEKMMG
- a CDS encoding zinc ribbon-containing protein, with the translated sequence MPYRSGQKPGRGTYVCTGCGECRDLNYDTDPLPSCDRCNNNLFTRY
- a CDS encoding right-handed parallel beta-helix repeat-containing protein produces the protein MSAYIYQNTVKNNYQTGVYSTGKLASIYYNTASYNKQNGIYSSGAKAKIAKNTARNNKLYGIYSKGKGSKVASNTASGNTKRNIKS
- a CDS encoding right-handed parallel beta-helix repeat-containing protein — encoded protein: MIQILNTSKNTFVSGFYINGSLAVAADNVTITNNSIVSSTRDGILVSGANVIVSNNIINGSNLFGVKSYGDNTRIENNTINSSGEDGINSAGTNVVMKNNTIHYSKSNGINSTGNNAYLDTNTATYNTANGISSSGANVTIYNSTASYNNKSGIYSEGNKATISQDYTHYNSNGIYISGNNNSVNNSYAYSNYMNGIYVSGNNNTVTNSATYLNSYSGFNSAGQGNTFESVQSAYNSRDGIHITGEKNTVSSATLSYNTMNGIYTTGINAYLFGINATSNKQNGIYSTGNNVRIVWVSSANSNSLNGIYTTGNNAYLDYVVADKNGQNGIYSTGDSSYIYITYPVPVTTQEMEYTL